The following proteins come from a genomic window of Alnus glutinosa chromosome 10, dhAlnGlut1.1, whole genome shotgun sequence:
- the LOC133879063 gene encoding uncharacterized protein LOC133879063 has product MTEENMREEAGTSHDPQAEIVRLNERVEQLEREFQERDRTERPKTQEDLPQGDQVNLEREDGRSEEAVEGESESDSDAELVDLMGKNKKVKKEWAQKLTKLERQCDYLMGSTQAGVKGKALLTDSLFSTVVSPFTDLIMSCQLSSKFKMPEIPVYTRLGDPIEHLASFRAHVVLHATPDEVACRAFPLTLAGGAREWFRTLPPRSILSFESLARKFASQFMAGVVRKKPAQQLMTIKQGPQESLRSYLLRFNQERLAAETQNEQFIHCAIYQGIRKDGALMADLARRSAERLQEFYDRAEEFVNQEETLQAFRETEETDKGSRGDGGRSKQGVAPSRKEFAQRKPVKRVENYSWTPVNAPAKKILMEIRKDPNYKDPSPIKGRPHPRNRHKYCHYHNSFGHWTNTCIALKEIIEKYIVDGKLTRFLGKREDLTVKLPQDRSIGGQGSTGRDARPGRPPYRQERRPVRQPDRDFWAERAPQRERSRSRGRQDGSGDFPEIQTISGGFGGGGETYSARKSYAREMREVFIYSVVRPLKTTKREKLTITFSDEDYEGVYLPHSDALVVTMVIANHKIHRVLVDNGSSVDILYKSAFDLMKISKDKVSAFCFPLVGFTGEQVMPLGSIELQVTVGSPPTQKTIPVKFLIVDQPSAYNAIFGRTAQADLKAVTSIPHLCMKFPTDDGVGVVRGEQKAARKCYNISLGNPSNGACPDVGVGPSNK; this is encoded by the coding sequence ATGACTGAAGAAAATATGCGTGAAGAAGCAGGGACTTCACATGACCCCCAGGCGGAGATAGTCCGCTTAAATGAGAGAGTAGAGCAACTCGAGAGGGAGTTCCAGGAACGAGACCGAACGGAACGGCCAAAAACTCAAGAAGACCTGCCGCAGGGTGATCAGGTGAATCTCGAACGTGAAGATGGACGTTCGGAAGAAGCGGTCGAAGGTGAGAGCGAGTCCGACAGTGATGCCGAGCTTGTTGACCTTATGGGGAAGAATAAGAAGGTGAAAAAGGAGTGGGCTCAGAAATTGACTAAGTTAGAGCGACAGTGTGACTACTTGATGGGTTCCACTCAAGCGGGAGTTAAGGGGAAAGCTTTGTTGACTGATAGCTTGTTTTCTACCGTTGTGTCCCCCTTTACTGACCTTATAATGTCATGCCAACTCTCAAGTAAGTTCAAAATGCCCGAAATACCCGTGTATACAAGATTGGGGGACCCTATTGAACATTTGGCAAGTTTTCGTGCGCACGTGGTGCTGCACGCTACTCCGGACGAGGTTGCGTGCCGAGCTTTTCCCCTTACTTTGGCAGGGGGAGCTCGGGAATGGTTCAGGACTTTGCCGCCTCGTTcgattttgagttttgaaagCCTCGCCCGGAAGTTCGCGTCTCAGTTTATGGCCGGCGTTGTCCGGAAGAAGCCTGCTCAGCAGTTAATGACCATTAAACAAGGCCCTCAGGAGTCATTGAGAAGTTACCTGCTCCGCTTCAACCAAGAGAGATTGGCCGCGGAGACTCAGAATGAGCAATTCATCCACTGTGCTATTTATCAAGGAATCAGGAAGGATGGTGCCCTCATGGCTGACCTGGCAAGGAGATCGGCGGAAAGGTTGCAGGAATTTTACGATCGAGCAGAAGAGTTCGTGAACCAGGAAGAAACCCTCCAGGCGTTCCGAGAGACGGAGGAAACTGATAAAGGGAGTCGCGGGGATGGAGGAAGATCGAAACAAGGGGTCGCCCCATCAAGGAAAGAGTTTGCTCAGCGTAAACCCGTCAAGAGGGTTGAAAATTACAGTTGGACGCCTGTTAATGCTCCAGctaaaaaaattcttatggaGATTAGAAAAGACCCGAATTACAAGGATCCGTCTCCGATAAAGGGCCGGCCGCATCCGCGCAATCGCCATAAATATTGTCATTACCACAACTCGTTCGGCCACTGGACCAACACATGCATTGCTCTGAAGGAGATAATTGAGAAGTACATAGTTGATGGTAAGCTGACACGCTTTCTGGGAAAGCGCGAAGATTTGACAGTGAAACTCCCGCAGGATAGATCAATAGGAGGCCAAGGTTCGACCGGACGGGATGCACGTCCGGGGCGACCCCCGTACCGCCAGGAGAGAAGGCCGGTTCGACAACCTGACAGAGATTTCTGGGCGGAGAGGGCGCCTCAACGAGAGCGGAGTAGGAGTCGCGGCCGGCAGGATGGGTCGGGCGATTTCCCAGAAATTCAGACTATATCTGGAGGTTTCGGAGGAGGGGGCGAAACTTATTCGGCCCGAAAATCTTATGCTCGAGAGATGAGGGAGGTGTTTATTTATTCAGTCGTAAGGCCGCTGAAGACTACGAAGCGAGAAAAGCTAACTATCACCTTCTCGGATGAAGACTATGAAGGGGTTTACCTTCCCCACTCTGATGCCTTAGTGGTGACCATGGTGATAGCAAATCATAAAATACATCGGGTCTTGGTGGATAACGGCAGTTCTGTCGACATTCTATACAAGTCAGCCTTCGATCTGATGAAAATAAGCAAGGATAAGGTTTCCGCCTTCTGCTTCCCTTTGGTAGGATTTACCGGAGAGCAGGTGATGCCTTTGGGATCGATTGAGCTGCAAGTTACCGTGGGGAGCCCCCCAACGCAGAAGACAATTCCGGTGAAGTTCCTTATAGTTGATCAACCATCGGCTTACAATGCTATTTTTGGAAGGACAGCGCAAGCCGATTTAAAGGCGGTAACGTCAATACCCCATCTTTGCATGAAGTTTCCGACGGATGATGGAGTGGGGGTAGTCCGAGGGGAGCAGAAAGCAGCTCGTAAATGTTATAATATCTCCTTAGGAAACCCCTCCAATGGAGCGTGCCCCGACGTAGGGGTGGGCCCTTCTAACAAGTAG